The DNA region CCCGGTGGTttagacaggaaagaatctgcctgggatgctgggtcgggaagatcctctggagaaggcaatggttacccattccagtactcttgtctggaaaactccatagacagaggagcctggcgggctacagtccaaggagtcgcaaagagtcagaaaggactgaatggctaacactttcactttccctttcccaactcccagccctgggcagccCGGGGCCCAGGAATTCACCTCCTGACTGTTTAAAAAGCAGAACTAaaaggaaacaacccaaatgaacAAAATGGCACACGCATTCCACGTGTCCTCAGCCCCGGATTCTGAGAGCCTCAGTACCTTGAGATGCCACCTGTAACATCCGCTGCCCAAATTCGATGGCGCCCCCGGACGTAAAGGTCAGCTTGTAGGATGCAGAGCCTTCCCAGCCACCTGAGAGGAGAACAGCGCATCAACAGCTCAGAAGAAGAGTGTTCCATCTGAAGCGATGGCTGGACGTCCTCTCCAGGCCCCCTCCAATGGCCTGCCGCGCACGTCGCACGCCAGCACTGCGACCCGGCCAGCCCCCTGCCCACTTTCTGCGCAGTCTTGTAAGCACAGCTGCCCTGGGGCCTCCCACCCCAGCAAAGCAGCAACAGCTGGTCCAAGTTCAGAGCCGACCTCTCGCTCCCGGGAGAGGGGGTGGCAGTGCCGAGAACAAACCCCGACACCTCCAGCCTGGCTTCCCTCCAAAGGGGAACCATGAGCTCAACAGCAAGGCTCAGGCCAGGCTGAGTGTGGGGGACAGTGAGCATGGCGCCTGGGTCTCTGGGGTCTGCCAAGAGCCTGCCAGCAACCAGGCTGGGCGCTAGAGACGGGCTCAGGGCAAAGGCCCCTGCCTCCCACGCACCTGACAGAGCTCCCTCCCACACCTGACGTCTGACACGCGCCCCAGGTCACAATGAGCGTTCTCACTGGGGCTGCAGTCATCGAGCCGCCTTCGCGCGCTCTCTCTGATCTGAGCTGTCATCCTGAATGCCAGCATTTCCCAGCTCTTGGCAACTTCACCCCCCAGTGAATGGCTGGCAGCCCAAGGGCTGGTCTTGGAAGCTACTCCAGAGCCCAGAAGAGGACCAGCTAGGGTGTCAGGGAGCCAGAGCCCCTCTCCAGGGCCGCGGTCAGAGGTGCCCCGAGCCCCCTCGTCACCCACCTCCTGCTTCGGCCTTCACCATCCCCTTGATGTAGTTTGCCCCAAACACAGGCTGCTTGATCTCACAGTCCTTCATCAGATAGAAGGGCATCATAAAGGACTTCATGGCATCCTTCGCCTTGGACAGAAAGATGACCTGCAAGGAAAGAGGACAAGGGCCATCACCGCTCGGACCACAGCCAGCCTGGCCACCGCTTCCTGTGTGTGAGGTCGCCGCTCCCAGGGCTGCGGTGGGAGGCCACAGCCAGCACCCAGCAGCCCCAGGGCACTCTCTGCAACAGCCACCCCCGGAGGGTGCCTTTTGGAGTAAAAGGCCCCACGTGCAGCCGGGCTGGGGAGGCCAGATGTGTGAATTCACAAGAAAAACGCGTGACTCAGGCCACACTGTGAACAGGACGGTCTGCTCTATAATTGATGGGTGGTGAGGAGGCGGCGGACGCAGAGCCTCAGTGAAGAGGCGGCGGGGCCAGGGCAGAGGGGCGGGGAAGGGCTCCCGAGGTGGGGGTCCAGCCTGCACTCCACAGAACTGAAAGgggggaatgaaaaaaaaaaaaaaaaagaaaggggggaaTGGCAGCGGGTGGCAGACCCCAGAAGGGGCACACTAACCCGCCCATGGACTCTGCCTGATTGGCAAGGCTCCCACCCCGCGTGCGAAGCACCTGCTGTTTTACACCCACGACTTCAATCTGTGACTGGAGATGCCAACTTGAACCCCCAGAGACAGGGTTTTgagaccccctccccacccctacccgGGTCTCCTCTAAGGCCTGTGCGTCTCTCCCCCCTCCACCTCTGTCAACTCTCAGGTGGCCCCAGGCAGCTGTCTTCTTCCAAGAACAtctatttgtgtttctctggaaGTCTGAGTCTGCCCGGGGAACTCTTAGGTGAGGCCCATTCTGCAGGCTGGCATTTCTTGCTCTGCTGGGTTTGGCCGGGCTCTCTGCCCAGCCCAGAGACTGCGACAGTGCTACTGAATCCCGTGGACCACACTTATCACCCTGGACATGCACGAGGGCCTCATGGGCTACTCCTACAGCACTCAAAGTAACCACGGCCTCTCCCCCCAGGCCCAGGTCACTCCAGCAGCTGCACTGAGCTCCACACTGCTTGAAGCAGCAGCTCGGGGATGCGCATGGACTCACTGCCCAGCCGTCAGTTTTGCTGCACGAAGATCCTGGTGGTTCCAGAACCAGGGACATGTGACAGAAACATGCTGACGTTCATCAGGGCTCAGAGGCCACTGGACTCACGAGGCTGAGGCTGCCCTAAGGCTCTCACATCAGCCTCCAGGAGCCACGAATCTCCAAACCAGCTGTCTCACTGTACAACTTACCCGGTATGGGGTAAGGTAGACTGTGCCTTTCTTGGTCCCTTTGAAGGCCTCTGGCACATTCCTCATGTCACTGAACGTAAGCTCGACATGGTCATAGGACATCAGGATGCTGTGAGAAGAGAGGACAGGCCCTGATGAGGCTGCTGGAGTCACAATCTGTCAcccccaaggactgaaccctccTGGGTAGCAGCTGCCAGCATGTGGTCGTTTCAACACTGCTGTGAGGAGTGTAACAACACGGCCATGGAAAAAATGAGCAAGCTGGGTTCCCCGAACCCCACCCACACAGCCCCGAAGTGACcagtgtagggacttccctggcagtccagtggttacgactgcCCATTCTCACTGCggaaggcccaggttcaacctctggtcggggaactaaaatcccacaagccccagggcacagccagggaaaaaaaagtgaccagTGCAGTAGAAGAGCCGCAGGGCTTTGCAGGCACCATAATCCCTCCAATCAGTTTAGATCATCTGGGTtaactcttctgtttttcttccaagtCCTTACGGCAGGTGCTCTCTAtttgttgctttgcttttttaaGCCTGATGCATAACATTTTAAGACATGACTCTCCACCTTACCAAAGGGCTGACTTCAGGGTTTCTCTAAACCTGGGGTGCTTAAGCTGAGTCTGCAGGGGTATCAGTCCATGAGCCCCTGAGATGATCACACACGTGCTTTTTCCTGCGACAGTCCATAGCTCTCATCGCTCTCACAGGGATTCTTGATGTGAAGAGTGAGGTTCACTATTTTACACATCAAGCTTTATATGCTGAATGGAAGACTTCAGCCGCTGTTTACACAACTTTTTCAGGAATGGGGCTCAAGCATTTGCTAAAAACAAGGCACACCATTATGCAGCAGCACCGAGTCCTAAACCAGGTAGGAGGCGCAGGAGGATagataacattcttttttttttttttttttcttaaaagaacatTCTTGTCCCGGAAAAGCCCCACTGAGAG from Cervus canadensis isolate Bull #8, Minnesota chromosome 1, ASM1932006v1, whole genome shotgun sequence includes:
- the WBP2 gene encoding WW domain-binding protein 2 isoform X4; translated protein: MALNKNHSEGGGVIVNNTESILMSYDHVELTFSDMRNVPEAFKGTKKGTVYLTPYRVIFLSKAKDAMKSFMMPFYLMKDCEIKQPVFGANYIKGMVKAEAGGGWEGSASYKLTFTSGGAIEFGQRMLQVASQEFYPGPPMMDGAMGYVQPPPPPYPGPMEPPVSGPEVPSTPAAEAKAAEAAASAYYNPGNPHNVYMPTNQPPPPPYYPPEDKKTQ